A segment of the Candidatus Methanoperedens sp. genome:
AAATACCCCGATGACTACATCGGCCGGATTGACCATCGGGATAAGAAAACTGGATATAAGTACTGGAATTACGCCTCCTCCCAGGTTCACAGCTATGACGGTTCGATGCTCTACCTCAAGAGGCGGGATAACGTACCTGAACCAATAGAAATCCACTATCCTTCCTGATATGACAGGTTCGCGTGATGTTTTTTCCATCACTGGGATGTTTATATGGCTGCCAATAAGTGACAGGAATAATATCAGGACTGAATACTCCGGAGGAAAACCAAGTTTTCTAAAAGCAAGACCAATGAGGTCTATGCTTATTAGAATGAATACTATTCCAAGTAAAAACAATAACAGGATAATAAATGATGTTGTAACCC
Coding sequences within it:
- a CDS encoding DUF1614 domain-containing protein; the encoded protein is MSRFVHQRVTTSFIILLLFLLGIVFILISIDLIGLAFRKLGFPPEYSVLILFLSLIGSHINIPVMEKTSREPVISGRIVDFYWFRYVIPPLEVEHRTVIAVNLGGGVIPVLISSFLIPMVNPADVVIGVFLMTVFIHLIARPVKGLGIAVPALIPPVMAAGLALIISPQQAPMLAYISGTLGCLIGADLLNLKKIPDLGAPMASIGGAGTFDGIFLTGIISVLLA